A part of Cannabis sativa cultivar Pink pepper isolate KNU-18-1 chromosome 6, ASM2916894v1, whole genome shotgun sequence genomic DNA contains:
- the LOC115695794 gene encoding uncharacterized protein LOC115695794, which yields MSMSFLSSPQQSFLANALLSSTHKLQTKIPTCAHSTISCRYHQDDHKDSLRKNENQLAKLAMVALTAGVLTLGSVSDASAAKSAGRVGGQAFRSAPRSAPRSPPRINNNSRTNIYINPPVAPPLVGGYGYGYGVPFFGGWGWSPFSFFAPGPSVAVGIGGGFDTLVLFMLLGAVAAVVRRFARSRDEDEDY from the exons ATGTCTATGTCGTTTTTATCATCACCTCAACAGAGTTTTCTGGCCAACGCTCTGCTTTCATCAACTCACAAGCTGCAAACCAAGATTCCCACTTGTGCTCACTCCACCATCTCATGCAGATACCACCAAGATGATCACAAGGATTCTCTCAG GAAAAATGAGAACCAATTGGCGAAGTTGGCTATGGTTGCTTTGACAGCTGGGGTTTTGACTCTGGGTTCAGTTTCTGATGCTTCAGCTGCGAAGTCTGCCGGTAGAGTCGGTGGTCAAGCTTTTCGGTCAGCTCCACGGTCCGCCCCTCGGTCGCCTCCTAGAATCAACAATAAttcaag GACAAACATATACATAAATCCTCCCGTAGCCCCACCATTAGTTGGTGGATACGGCTATGGTTATGGTGTGCCCTTCTTTGGAGGTTGGGGATGGTCTCCATTTTCTTTCTTTGCTCCAGGTCCTAGTGTGGCCGTTGGCATTGGGGGTGGTTTTGATACGTTAGTTCTGTTCATGTTGCTTGGCGCGGTTGCAGCTGTTGTTCGGAGATTCGCTAGATCAAGAGACGAAGATGAGGATTACTAA
- the LOC115724470 gene encoding nifU-like protein 3, chloroplastic produces the protein MVGVVSKPVPTTVALYNPSLSSSKTAFSSSLLSLFKNPISDSSGFSSKNTCFLRGQFFTRQLIGIHSPRRKQTGFVVSPRCVLPLTEENVEKVLDEVRPGLMADGGNVALHEIDGLVVILKLQGACGSCPSSTMTLKMGIETRLRDKIPEIMAVEQILDTETGLELNEDNVEKVLAEIRPYLAGTGGGILELVQIDDYVVKVRLSGPAAGVMTVRVALTQKLREKIPAIAAVQLTE, from the exons ATGGTGGGTGTAGTCTCAAAACCAGTGCCAACGACTGTCGCTTTGTATAACCCATCTCTTTCTTCCTCTAAAACAGCCTTCTCATCTTCTCTTTTATCTTTATTCAAG AACCCCATTTCGGATTCCAGTggattttcttcaaaaaatacTTGTTTTCTCAGAGGTCAATTTTTTACTAGACAGCTCATTGGGATTCATTCTCCAAGAAGAAAGCAAACAG GATTTGTAGTATCACCAAGGTGTGTCCTTCCATTGACAGAAGAAAATGTGGAAAAGGTTTTGGATGAGGTTCGTCCAGGGTTGATGGCTGATGGGGGTAATGTGGCCTTGCACGAAATTGATGGCCTTGTTGTGATACTCAAGTTACAAGGAGCCTGTGGCTCATGTCCGAGTTCAACTATGACGTTGAAGATGGGAATTGAAACTCGCCTTCGAGATAAGATTCCAGAAATAATGGCAGTGGAACAGATTCTGGACACTGAGACTGGTCTTGAGCTAAATGAGGACAATGTAGAGAAG GTTCTTGCAGAGATTAGACCTTATCTTGCAGGGACAGGAGGAGGGATACTTGAACTTGTACAAATTGATGACTATGTAGTCAAAGTTCGGTTAAGTGGCCCTGCAGCTGGGGTTATGACAGTTCGGGTTGCTCTAACTCAAAAATTAAGGGAAAAAATTCCGGCCATTGCTGCTGTCCAGCTTACGGAATGA